One genomic segment of Rivularia sp. PCC 7116 includes these proteins:
- a CDS encoding glutathione S-transferase family protein, translating to MLELYQFELSQYSEKVRLILDYKGLEYRKIEVTPGIGQVELFQKTGQRQVPVLKDGNKYIADSTEIAKYIDAQHPERPLIPQDPKTRGLCLMMEEWADESIGTKSRKALFSAISKDQYLRKALLPNSTPDLLKTLVEGVPPDILKVLGVGVGYSPDVVQGAMRDLEQDLEALTLILESSPYLLGDEPCLADFAVAGLSVLLKFPDGNYLDLPDTIKGKGVPGLADNPIYQPFFDWRDRLYVQFRKPIIGSTINSPSAPTSIQID from the coding sequence ATGTTAGAGTTGTACCAATTTGAACTTTCTCAGTACTCAGAAAAAGTTCGTTTGATTCTAGACTATAAAGGTCTGGAATACCGCAAAATAGAGGTGACACCGGGTATCGGTCAAGTTGAGCTATTTCAAAAAACAGGGCAACGTCAAGTACCAGTACTTAAAGATGGCAATAAATATATAGCTGATTCTACTGAAATAGCTAAGTATATAGATGCACAGCATCCCGAGCGTCCTTTGATTCCTCAAGACCCTAAAACTCGGGGATTATGCTTAATGATGGAAGAATGGGCGGATGAATCTATCGGCACCAAAAGTAGAAAAGCTTTATTTTCTGCCATTAGTAAAGACCAGTATTTGCGTAAAGCGTTATTGCCTAACTCTACACCAGACCTACTAAAAACCTTAGTAGAAGGAGTTCCTCCTGATATTTTAAAAGTGTTAGGTGTAGGTGTAGGTTACAGCCCCGATGTCGTACAGGGCGCAATGAGAGACTTAGAGCAAGATTTAGAAGCTTTGACATTAATATTAGAAAGCAGCCCCTATTTATTAGGAGATGAACCCTGTCTGGCTGATTTTGCAGTCGCTGGTTTATCTGTGTTATTAAAATTCCCAGATGGTAATTATTTAGATTTACCAGACACGATTAAAGGTAAAGGAGTACCCGGTTTAGCAGACAATCCGATTTATCAACCGTTTTTTGACTGGCGCGATAGACTTTACGTTCAATTCCGTAAACCAATAATCGGTTCTACAATTAACAGTCCGAGTGCCCCGACATCTATTCAGATTGATTAA
- a CDS encoding ATP-binding protein, protein MDSISRQPLGSVTQGSLTGGLEVRLHPDILVEDMRVGKFLVVQGMRSRFFCMLTDVALGIANQRIVAYPPSWEDTFMRDILAGSGTYGTINLAPMLMFTPESNEDNSNVDGKSAKLKEAVNTSLASFQAQTSTTMELMPVKTIPTHFSQVYEASQDDFRRVFGWEDDPHRKNFSIGKPLDMDVPVCIDLNKFVERSNGVFGKSGTGKSFLTRLLLAGTIRKNAAVNLIFDMHSEYGWEAVSEGKNLSTVKGLKQLFPNKIEVYTLDPESTKRRGVPHAQDLYLSYDQIEVEDIKLCSRDLGLSDASIDNANILCAEFGKSWIVQLLNMTNEEIKMFCEEKRGHQGSITALQRKLLRMDNLKYMRAACPHNYINQIMRSLEAGKNVVVEFGSQSDMLSYMLVTNMITRRVHQQYVRKAEKFLQTKNPVDKPLQLMITIEEAHRFLDSAIVQSTIFGTIAREMRKYFVTLLVVDQRPSGIDNEVMSQVGTRITALLNDEKDIDAIFTGVSGAGGLKSVLAKLDSKQQALILGHAVPMPVVVRTRPYDTAFYQEIGDPDWEGKPDEEVFAAAELAKADLGF, encoded by the coding sequence ATGGATTCTATTAGCAGACAGCCATTAGGTTCGGTTACTCAAGGTTCTTTAACTGGGGGTTTAGAAGTTAGGTTGCACCCGGATATTTTGGTTGAGGATATGCGGGTAGGCAAGTTTCTGGTTGTTCAAGGTATGCGATCGCGATTCTTCTGTATGCTGACGGATGTAGCCTTGGGAATAGCTAACCAAAGGATTGTCGCTTATCCTCCGAGTTGGGAAGATACTTTTATGCGCGATATTCTGGCAGGAAGCGGTACTTACGGTACCATCAATCTCGCGCCGATGTTGATGTTTACCCCGGAATCGAATGAAGATAATTCCAATGTAGATGGTAAGTCTGCAAAGTTAAAAGAAGCTGTAAATACTAGTTTGGCATCGTTTCAAGCACAAACTAGCACTACGATGGAATTGATGCCAGTTAAAACAATTCCGACTCATTTCAGTCAAGTTTACGAAGCTTCACAAGATGATTTTCGTCGAGTTTTTGGCTGGGAAGACGATCCACACAGAAAGAATTTTTCCATTGGTAAACCTTTGGATATGGATGTACCCGTCTGTATCGACTTAAATAAGTTTGTCGAAAGAAGTAATGGCGTTTTTGGTAAATCTGGAACCGGTAAATCTTTTCTAACTCGCTTACTTTTAGCTGGGACTATTCGTAAGAATGCAGCGGTAAATTTAATTTTCGATATGCACTCGGAATACGGTTGGGAAGCGGTTTCCGAAGGTAAAAATTTGAGTACAGTCAAAGGCTTAAAGCAGTTATTTCCCAACAAAATAGAAGTTTACACTCTTGACCCGGAATCTACAAAACGCCGAGGAGTTCCTCACGCTCAAGACCTTTATTTAAGTTACGACCAAATCGAAGTTGAAGATATTAAGTTATGTTCTCGCGATTTAGGACTTTCCGATGCGAGTATTGATAATGCCAATATTTTATGTGCTGAATTCGGTAAATCTTGGATTGTTCAATTGTTGAATATGACAAACGAAGAAATCAAGATGTTTTGCGAAGAAAAACGAGGACACCAAGGTTCGATTACCGCATTACAGCGCAAGTTATTGCGAATGGACAATTTAAAGTACATGCGTGCAGCTTGTCCGCACAACTATATTAATCAAATTATGCGTTCCCTTGAAGCCGGGAAAAATGTTGTAGTGGAATTTGGTTCTCAATCGGATATGCTTTCCTACATGCTGGTGACAAACATGATTACTCGCCGCGTTCACCAGCAATATGTTCGTAAAGCAGAAAAATTCCTCCAAACTAAAAATCCCGTTGATAAACCATTACAGTTGATGATTACTATCGAAGAAGCACACCGTTTCCTCGATTCAGCAATAGTACAAAGTACAATTTTTGGTACTATAGCCCGTGAAATGCGGAAATATTTCGTTACTTTATTAGTAGTAGACCAAAGACCTTCGGGGATAGATAATGAAGTTATGTCCCAAGTTGGTACCCGCATCACCGCTTTACTCAACGACGAGAAAGATATCGACGCTATTTTTACAGGAGTTTCCGGTGCTGGTGGTTTGAAATCGGTATTGGCAAAATTAGATTCAAAACAGCAAGCATTAATTTTAGGTCATGCTGTCCCTATGCCGGTAGTAGTTCGTACCCGTCCTTACGATACCGCCTTTTATCAAGAAATTGGCGATCCAGATTGGGAAGGAAAACCAGATGAAGAAGTTTTTGCAGCAGCCGAATTAGCAAAAGCAGATTTAGGATTTTAG
- the cobO gene encoding cob(I)yrinic acid a,c-diamide adenosyltransferase — translation MNNQSYQTTSDTSVAESKSLTPEQYRKKMQRRKEVQDQRIADASLEKGLIVVNTGNGKGKTTASLGMVLRSLGHGYKVAIVQFIKGAWEPSEKKAFSTWKENGQLEFHAMGEGFTWETQDRDRDIEKACSAWNKGLEYIRNPEYKLVLLDEINIAMKLGYLRVEEVLAGLEEKPERNHVILTGRGAPQSLIERADLVTEMNLIKHPFRDKSIKAQPGIEY, via the coding sequence CATCTGATACAAGCGTTGCAGAAAGCAAGTCGCTAACGCCCGAGCAGTATCGTAAAAAAATGCAGCGACGTAAAGAAGTGCAAGACCAAAGAATCGCAGATGCTTCTCTTGAGAAAGGTTTAATTGTTGTTAATACCGGTAATGGCAAGGGAAAGACTACAGCATCTTTAGGAATGGTATTACGTTCCCTAGGACACGGTTACAAAGTAGCAATTGTTCAGTTTATAAAAGGAGCTTGGGAGCCTTCTGAAAAAAAAGCATTTAGTACTTGGAAAGAAAACGGGCAGCTAGAATTTCATGCAATGGGTGAAGGGTTTACCTGGGAAACCCAAGATCGCGATCGCGATATTGAAAAAGCCTGTTCTGCTTGGAATAAAGGGTTAGAATATATCCGCAATCCAGAGTATAAGTTGGTACTTTTGGATGAGATTAATATCGCGATGAAACTCGGTTATTTAAGAGTTGAAGAGGTTTTAGCTGGATTAGAAGAGAAACCTGAAAGAAATCATGTAATACTCACAGGCAGGGGGGCACCCCAATCGCTAATCGAAAGAGCCGATTTGGTAACCGAAATGAACCTAATTAAACATCCTTTCCGCGATAAATCGATAAAAGCACAGCCAGGGATTGAGTATTAA
- a CDS encoding RNA polymerase sigma factor, RpoD/SigA family: MPIENTVTEKTNTKFTADMVRTYLREIGRVPLLTREQEIIFGKQVQKMMKLVEAKEALAKKLGREVSLEEWTQEVGLAETELKKTVLEGKRAKQKMIEANLRLVVAIAKKYQKRNMEFLDLIQEGALGLERGVEKFDPTRGYKFSTYAYWWIRQAITRAIAQQGRTIRLPIHITEKLNKIKKVQRELAQKLGRSPIPSEIAKELDLEPAQIREYLNMARQPVSLDVRVGDNQDTELQEMLEDDGPSPEYYTTQEFLRQDLNNLLAELTPQQRQVLALRFGLSDGNEMSLAKVGERLSLSRERVRQLEHQALAHLRRRRANVKEYVAS; the protein is encoded by the coding sequence ATGCCCATTGAAAACACTGTAACTGAAAAAACCAATACCAAGTTTACGGCTGATATGGTGCGAACCTATCTGCGCGAGATTGGTAGAGTACCGTTGCTTACCCGCGAGCAAGAAATTATTTTCGGGAAGCAAGTACAAAAAATGATGAAGCTGGTTGAAGCTAAAGAAGCTTTAGCTAAAAAGCTTGGTCGAGAGGTTAGCTTGGAAGAATGGACTCAAGAAGTTGGCTTAGCTGAAACTGAACTGAAGAAGACAGTTTTAGAAGGTAAACGAGCCAAGCAGAAGATGATTGAAGCTAATTTACGCTTGGTTGTAGCGATCGCCAAAAAGTACCAGAAGCGAAATATGGAGTTTCTGGATTTAATTCAGGAAGGAGCTTTAGGACTGGAGAGGGGTGTAGAAAAATTTGACCCGACTCGTGGTTATAAGTTCTCTACCTATGCTTACTGGTGGATTCGTCAAGCGATTACTCGTGCCATTGCACAGCAAGGTAGAACTATTCGCTTACCTATTCATATAACTGAGAAGCTCAACAAAATCAAAAAAGTACAGCGCGAACTTGCTCAGAAATTAGGACGTTCTCCAATTCCTTCGGAAATTGCTAAAGAGTTGGATTTAGAACCCGCCCAGATTCGCGAGTATTTAAACATGGCTCGTCAGCCAGTTTCTTTAGATGTAAGAGTTGGCGACAATCAGGATACCGAGCTGCAAGAAATGCTTGAAGATGATGGTCCTTCACCGGAATATTACACAACTCAGGAGTTCTTACGTCAAGACTTGAACAATTTATTAGCTGAACTTACTCCCCAGCAAAGGCAAGTTTTAGCTTTACGCTTTGGATTAAGTGACGGAAATGAAATGTCCTTAGCAAAAGTTGGCGAACGTTTAAGTCTTAGTCGCGAAAGAGTTCGTCAATTAGAACATCAAGCACTGGCTCACTTGCGTCGCCGTCGTGCCAATGTCAAGGAATATGTCGCAAGTTAA